A window of the Tenebrio molitor chromosome 1, icTenMoli1.1, whole genome shotgun sequence genome harbors these coding sequences:
- the Dap160 gene encoding intersectin-1 isoform X1: MSAAGTPSTDPWVVLARERARYEEQFKALKPNNGIVTGDQAKGFFLQSQLPPLVLGQIWALADTDADGKMDVNEFSIACKLINLKLRGFEIPKVLPPSLTASLKGNTPPAIPPLPNPALIGAPPRPEPPKPALLQNQVPPTQPLLPNLSGGVLSQPPMTGISPMMAPVGIPPQPAAGIPTGIVPPMQSNIPQVQPLMGMGTQPLVNQVIPTTGFGTAPLGAAIPPMPGAVPLMPGGTTIPSAIAAPIVPAPHMSPVGAATSISNVVPIGPGATSTPRSSIASLDKTASIESPQVDWSVPHQTKLKYTQIFNTTDRTRSGFLSGAQARNVMVQTKLPQSILAQIWGLSDMDADGRLGCEEFVLAMHLCEQASLGNPPPGKLPPDLIPPSFRRGPRTASISSQGSAPLEQDPAATLLQTSFEDKRKENFEKGQAELERRRKALLDQQRKEAEERERKEREEIERREKARQEAERKRMEELERQMREQQEQERMKEEERKRQAEQREAARREMERQRQLEWEKQRLQELQQQRQREQENVLKLKAKSQSLTIELSSLNEQVKELSQKICDTRLGVSNVKTTIDGMRSTRDSQMQEMSQLKNKLKEQNTKLLALSQEKVKLEAKNKLNAQMGGQDADQAKIAFENKEITIKNLREKIEDMQQQIEGKLSDIENNNTQLTELRTQLRTLVSECETLYDVYEDKRSKVLEMKNSNKNLDYNASWKTTDAWGEGGTEASTNWPVDNWGTTTTTPPTGTAQQGDAGSVRYRALYEFVARNSDEISFQPGDIINVPTKQTGEPGWLAGEIRGHTGWFPESYVEPVDGVSVRDTTTTENFAEEAETKRLEGIAEVPEVIETTNVAAEPEPFPPQTEDTAEVEYYIANYPYQSQEQGDLTFNAGDVITVTKKDGDWWTGKIGNTVGIFPSNYVQKVDVNSGTNSTTTDTTTAVSSAVESANAQVDNEVSQIIENKTTEKPLDSSVTANAQIMKGKKPEIASVIAPYQATSAEQLSLARGQLIMIRKKTDSGWWEGELQAKGRKRQVGWFPASYVKVLNSSGRASGRTTPVSTTRVQQEVVIDKVIALFPYTAGNPDELSFTKDDIISVTAREEEAWWRGELNGVSGLFPSNYVTPLQQQSNAVNKKRQDSIREFMQTEKVYVEDMQIVHDVFEVPLKKSGIIAKDEAEKIFMNWQAILQCNGSFLADLHDWISSGSDVLGPVISKHLRNMQVYETFCGKQLDSAALLQKLTETSTAFRDVMRKCQNNVGTKGMPLSSFLIKPMQRITRYPLLISKIIENTPQDHPDYESLQEALRCAEKFLNDMNENVRQKENQERYDWLQRCVQNDLNIVFASETNKLGPRKLIHFGVLSKVKSGKELIGFLFNDFFLLIQPSKSLGTQFTFQKNNNISYKMYRQPILVQDLTVSRESTDHIEQGTDSNRVVKVQDNKNKCTLSLLAPTVNECNLWVKRIDKCKEVYSKVCSLSQNRPKTINFDGIWLELTVVGGNEIYARTRHRSNSLKKKGKPHTDNVYCKVTLGDQRQQTDLSKDQNINGNVPQNGAPPNPTIAWNYSMQFQLRNLDTEVLTFVVYGLNLYCPDEFLGRAELKVTDILRETQNTNGPITKKLILHQVESGEIVVKLDLQMFDF, encoded by the exons ATGTCCGCTGCCGGAACTCCATCCACTGACCCTTGGGTCGTTTTGGCCCGAGAAAGGGCACGATATGAAGAACAGTTCAAGGCTTTAAAACCCAACAACGGTATAGTGACGGGGGATCAAGCGAAAGGCTTTTTTCTCCAATCTCAGTTACCCCCTTTAGTCCTAGGGCAAATCTG GGCCTTGGCCGACACAGACGCTGACGGTAAAATGGACGTAAATGAATTCTCGATAGCTTGCAAACTCATCAACTTAAAACTGCGCGGTTTTGAAATACCTAAAGTGCTTCCACCATCTCTCACGGCATCTCTGAAAGGCAACACTCCTCCCGCAATACCACCGCTTCCCAACCCCGCATTAATCGGCGCCCCACCGCGACCAGAACCTCCAAAGCCGGCCTTACTGCAAAACCAAGTGCCCCCCACACAACCCCTGCTACCAAATTTAAGTGGTGGGGTGTTGAGTCAGCCTCCCATGACTGGTATTTCTCCAATGATGGCCCCAGTTGGCATACCACCTCAACCTGCTGCTGGAATACCGACAGGAATAGTCCCCCCCATGCAAAGTAATATTCCTCAAGTTCAGCCGTTGATGGGGATGGGCACCCAACCTCTGGTGAACCAAGTGATACCAACCACCGGTTTTGGGACGGCACCTCTAGGGGCAGCTATTCCCCCAATGCCTGGCGCCGTTCCCTTGATGCCCGGTGGCACCACAATTCCGTCTGCTATAGCAGCTCCCATAGTTCCTGCACCGCACATGTCGCCAGTGGGAGCGGCGACGTCTATTTCGAATGTGGTCCCCATTGGACCGGGGGCTACAAGTACTCCGCGCTCGAGTATAGCCAGCTTGGACAAAACCGCATCAATTGAGTCACC gcAAGTGGATTGGTCTGTCCCTCAtcaaactaaattaaagtacacacaaatttttaataccaCGGACAGAACGCGATCGGGATTTTTGTCGGGAGCCCAAGCTAGAAATGTCATGGTCCAGACAAAGTTGCcacaaagtattttggcccaGATTTG GGGGCTCTCGGATATGGACGCTGATGGTAGATTGGGATGTGAGGAGTTCGTCTTGGCCATGCATTTATGTGAACAAGCATCTTTAGGCAACCCTCCACCAGGAAAACTCCCTCCAGATTTGATTCCTCCGTCGTTCAGACGAGGACCAAGAACTGCATCAATTTCTAGTCAAGGAAGCGCACCGCTTGAGCAAGACCCAGCCGCTACGTTGttacaaa CTTCATTTGAAGATAAACGGAAAGAAAACTTTGAGAAAGGCCAAGCGGAATTAGAACGACGACGAAAAGCTCTCTTGGATCAACAGCGCAAGGAAGCCGAAGAGAGAGAAAGAAAAGAACGTGAAGAGATCGAGAGAAGAGAGAAAGCAAGACAAGAGGCGGAGAGGAAGAGGATGGAAGAACTCGAGCGACAAATGAGAGAGCAACAGGAACAAGAGCGAATGAAggaggaagaaagaaagagaCAGGCCGAACAAAGGGAAGCCGCCAGGAG AGAAATGGAGCGCCAAAGACAACTCGAATGGGAAAAGCAAAGACTGCAGGAGTTGCAACAACAAAGACAAAGAGAGCAAGAAAATGTACTGAAGTTGAAAGCCAAAAGTCAGAGTCTGACCATAGAGTTGTCATCTTTAAACGAGCAGGTGAAAGAGTTGTCGCAAAAAATATGCGACACTCGACTAGGAGTGTCTAACGTGAAGACAACAATCGACGGTATGCGGTCTACCAGAGATTCTCAAATGCAAGAGATGTCCCAGCTGAAGAATAAATTGAaagaacaaaacacaaaacttCTCGCCTTATCTCAGGAAAAAGTCAAGTTAGAAGCCAAGAATAAATTGAACGCCCAGATGGGCGGCCAAGATGCTGATCAAGCGAAAATCgcttttgaaaataaagaaatcaCAATTAAGAATCTGAGAGAGAAAATCGAAGACATGCAACAACAGATCGAAGGAAAGCTTTCCGACATCGAAAATAATAACACCCAACTAACTGAACTCAGAACTCAACTGCGTACTCTCGTCAGCGAATGCGAAACTTTGTACGACGTTTACGAAGATAAGAGGAGCAAAGTTttagaaatgaaaaattcgaACAAGAATCTGGACTACAACGCAAGTTGGAAAACTACCGACGCTTGGGGTGAGGGCGGAACGGAAGCGTCCACAAATTGGCCTGTCGACAATTGGGGTACGACGACCACAACACCCCCTACAGGAACAGCGCAACAGGGTGATGCGGGAAGTGTGAGATATCGAGCGCTCTACGAATTCGTGGCTCGAAATTCCGATGAAATATCATTTCAACCAGGCGATATTATCAAC GTTCCCACCAAACAAACGGGAGAGCCGGGTTGGCTGGCGGGAGAGATAAGAGGTCACACTGGTTGGTTCCCTGAATCTTATGTGGAACCCGTCGATGGGGTAAGCGTCAGGGACACCACAACCACCGAAAATTTCGCCGAAGAAGCCGAAACCAAACGATTAGA AGGAATCGCGGAAGTTCCTGAAGTCATCGAAACAACGAATGTCGCAGCTGAGCCGGAACCGTTCCCACCCCAAACTGAAGACACTGCCGAAGTGGAATACTACATTGCCAACTATCCATATCAGTCCCAAGAACAAGGCGATCTTACGTTTAACGCAGGTGACGTCATTACAGTCACCAAAAAAGACGGTGACTGGTGGACGGGGAAGATCGGTAACACCGTCGGTATTTTCCCGAGCAATTACGTTCAAAAAGTCGACGTG AATTCTGGCACTAACTCAACTACTACGGACACTACAACTGCGGTTAGTTCTGCTGTGGAAAGTGCTAACGCACAAGTAGATAACGAGGTTTCTCAAATCATCGAAAATAAAACTACCGAGAAACCGTTAGACTCCTCTGTAACCGCAAACGCCCAG ATTATGAAAGGTAAAAAGCCCGAAATAGCTTCAGTTATAGCACCATACCAAGCCACCAGCGCAGAACAATTGTCTTTGGCCAGAGGTCAGCTAATAATGATCCGCAAAAAGACGGATTCGGGGTGGTGGGAAGGCGAGTTGCAAGCGAAAGGTCGCAAACGTCAAGTCGGGTGGTTCCCCGCTAGTTACGTCAAGGTTCTAAATAGCAGCGGTAGGGCCAGCGGCAGAACAACGCCCGTGTCAACCACCAGAGTTCAGCAAGAAGTTGTGATCG ACAAAGTAATCGCCTTATTCCCTTACACCGCTGGAAATCCGGACGAGCTCAGTTTCACTAAAGACGACATCATTAGTGTGACGGCTCGCGAAGAGGAGGCCTGGTGGAGGGGTGAACTCAACGGAGTGTCCGGTCTTTTCCCCAGCAATTACGTGACCCCACTTCAACAACAAT CAAATGCGGTGAATAAAAAGCGCCAGGACTCGATAAGGGAGTTCATGCAAACGGAAAAAGTGTACGTCGAGGACATGCAAATAGTGCACGATGTTTTCGAAGTGCCGCTGAAAAAGAGTGGAATCATAGCCAAAGACGAAGCCGAGAAGATATTCATGAATTGGCAGGCAATTTTGCAGTGCAACGGAAGTTTCTTGGCAGACTTGCACGACTGGATCAGTTCCGGAAGCGACGTGCTGGGTCCGGTCATCAGCAAACAC TTGCGAAACATGCAAGTCTACGAGACTTTTTGTGGCAAGCAACTGGACAGTGCAGCTCTCTTGCAAAAATTGACAGAAACTTCGACAGCTTTTCGAGATGTAATGCGTAAGTGTCAGAATAATGTCGGTACAAAAGGGATGCCGCTCTCTTCGTTTTTGATAAAACCGATGCAGCGGATCACGAGATATCCTCTGCTCATCAgtaaaattatcgaaaataCCCCACAAGACCATCCTG ATTACGAGTCGCTCCAAGAAGCGTTGAGGTGTGCTGAAAAGTTTTTGAACGACATGAACGAGAACGTGAGACAGAAAGAAAATCAAGAGAGGTACGATTGGTTGCAGAGATGCGTCCAGAACGATTTAAATATAGTATTTGCCAGCGAGACGAACAAGCTAGGGCCGAGGAAATTGATCCACTTTGGTGTTCTAAGCAAA GTGAAGAGTGGGAAAGAGTTGATAGGTTTTTTGTTTAACGACTTTTTCTTATTAATCCAGCCGAGTAAAAGTTTAGGGACCCAATTTACATtccaaaaaaacaataatattagtTATAAGATGTACAGACAA CCAATATTGGTTCAAGATCTGACAGTTAGTAGAGAGAGCACTGATCACATTGAACAAGGAACTGACTCGAACAGAGTCGTAAAAGTACaagacaataaaaataaatgcactcTAAGTTTGTTAGCTCCTACGGTGAATGAGTGTAACTTGTGGGTGAAAAGAATTGACAAATGTAAAGAGGTTTACAGTAAAGTGTGCAGTTTGTcgcaaaacaggccgaaaaCCA TTAATTTTGACGGAATTTGGCTTGAACTAACCGTTGTTGGTGGTAATGAGATATATGCTAGAACTAGACATAGATCTAACAGTTTGAAGAAGAAAG GTAAGCCGCACACCGACAACGTTTACTGTAAGGTCACGCTGGGAGATCAAAGACAACAAacagatttgtcaaaggaccAAAACATAAACGGGAACGTTCCCCAAAATGGAGCTCCGCCAAATCCAACGATAGCTTGGAATTACAGCATGCAATTCCAATTGAGGAATCTTGATACTGAAGTTCTTACGTTCGTAGTTTACGGATTAAATTTATACTGCCCGGATG aatttctGGGTCGCGCCGAATTGAAAGTCACGGATATTCTACGTGAGACACAGAACACCAACGGTCCAATTACAAAAAAGCTGATCCTGCATCAAGTAGAATCTGGCGAAATCGTTGTTAAGTTAGATTTACAAATGTTTGACTTTTAA
- the Dap160 gene encoding intersectin-1 isoform X2: MSAAGTPSTDPWVVLARERARYEEQFKALKPNNGIVTGDQAKGFFLQSQLPPLVLGQIWALADTDADGKMDVNEFSIACKLINLKLRGFEIPKVLPPSLTASLKGNTPPAIPPLPNPALIGAPPRPEPPKPALLQNQVPPTQPLLPNLSGGVLSQPPMTGISPMMAPVGIPPQPAAGIPTGIVPPMQSNIPQVQPLMGMGTQPLVNQVIPTTGFGTAPLGAAIPPMPGAVPLMPGGTTIPSAIAAPIVPAPHMSPVGAATSISNVVPIGPGATSTPRSSIASLDKTASIESPQVDWSVPHQTKLKYTQIFNTTDRTRSGFLSGAQARNVMVQTKLPQSILAQIWGLSDMDADGRLGCEEFVLAMHLCEQASLGNPPPGKLPPDLIPPSFRRGPRTASISSQGSAPLEQDPAATLLQTSFEDKRKENFEKGQAELERRRKALLDQQRKEAEERERKEREEIERREKARQEAERKRMEELERQMREQQEQERMKEEERKRQAEQREAARREMERQRQLEWEKQRLQELQQQRQREQENVLKLKAKSQSLTIELSSLNEQVKELSQKICDTRLGVSNVKTTIDGMRSTRDSQMQEMSQLKNKLKEQNTKLLALSQEKVKLEAKNKLNAQMGGQDADQAKIAFENKEITIKNLREKIEDMQQQIEGKLSDIENNNTQLTELRTQLRTLVSECETLYDVYEDKRSKVLEMKNSNKNLDYNASWKTTDAWGEGGTEASTNWPVDNWGTTTTTPPTGTAQQGDAGSVRYRALYEFVARNSDEISFQPGDIINVPTKQTGEPGWLAGEIRGHTGWFPESYVEPVDGVSVRDTTTTENFAEEAETKRLEGIAEVPEVIETTNVAAEPEPFPPQTEDTAEVEYYIANYPYQSQEQGDLTFNAGDVITVTKKDGDWWTGKIGNTVGIFPSNYVQKVDVNSGTNSTTTDTTTAVSSAVESANAQVDNEVSQIIENKTTEKPLDSSVTANAQIMKGKKPEIASVIAPYQATSAEQLSLARGQLIMIRKKTDSGWWEGELQAKGRKRQVGWFPASYVKVLNSSGRASGRTTPVSTTRVQQEVVIDKVIALFPYTAGNPDELSFTKDDIISVTAREEEAWWRGELNGVSGLFPSNYVTPLQQQSNAVNKKRQDSIREFMQTEKVYVEDMQIVHDVFEVPLKKSGIIAKDEAEKIFMNWQAILQCNGSFLADLHDWISSGSDVLGPVISKHLRNMQVYETFCGKQLDSAALLQKLTETSTAFRDVMRKCQNNVGTKGMPLSSFLIKPMQRITRYPLLISKIIENTPQDHPDYESLQEALRCAEKFLNDMNENVRQKENQERYDWLQRCVQNDLNIVFASETNKLGPRKLIHFGVLSKVKSGKELIGFLFNDFFLLIQPSKSLGTQFTFQKNNNISYKMYRQPILVQDLTVSRESTDHIEQGTDSNRVVKVQDNKNKCTLSLLAPTVNECNLWVKRIDKCKEVYSKVCSLSQNRPKTKPHLGKSCGRLLVLVQNGERFVSSGKPHTDNVYCKVTLGDQRQQTDLSKDQNINGNVPQNGAPPNPTIAWNYSMQFQLRNLDTEVLTFVVYGLNLYCPDEFLGRAELKVTDILRETQNTNGPITKKLILHQVESGEIVVKLDLQMFDF; encoded by the exons ATGTCCGCTGCCGGAACTCCATCCACTGACCCTTGGGTCGTTTTGGCCCGAGAAAGGGCACGATATGAAGAACAGTTCAAGGCTTTAAAACCCAACAACGGTATAGTGACGGGGGATCAAGCGAAAGGCTTTTTTCTCCAATCTCAGTTACCCCCTTTAGTCCTAGGGCAAATCTG GGCCTTGGCCGACACAGACGCTGACGGTAAAATGGACGTAAATGAATTCTCGATAGCTTGCAAACTCATCAACTTAAAACTGCGCGGTTTTGAAATACCTAAAGTGCTTCCACCATCTCTCACGGCATCTCTGAAAGGCAACACTCCTCCCGCAATACCACCGCTTCCCAACCCCGCATTAATCGGCGCCCCACCGCGACCAGAACCTCCAAAGCCGGCCTTACTGCAAAACCAAGTGCCCCCCACACAACCCCTGCTACCAAATTTAAGTGGTGGGGTGTTGAGTCAGCCTCCCATGACTGGTATTTCTCCAATGATGGCCCCAGTTGGCATACCACCTCAACCTGCTGCTGGAATACCGACAGGAATAGTCCCCCCCATGCAAAGTAATATTCCTCAAGTTCAGCCGTTGATGGGGATGGGCACCCAACCTCTGGTGAACCAAGTGATACCAACCACCGGTTTTGGGACGGCACCTCTAGGGGCAGCTATTCCCCCAATGCCTGGCGCCGTTCCCTTGATGCCCGGTGGCACCACAATTCCGTCTGCTATAGCAGCTCCCATAGTTCCTGCACCGCACATGTCGCCAGTGGGAGCGGCGACGTCTATTTCGAATGTGGTCCCCATTGGACCGGGGGCTACAAGTACTCCGCGCTCGAGTATAGCCAGCTTGGACAAAACCGCATCAATTGAGTCACC gcAAGTGGATTGGTCTGTCCCTCAtcaaactaaattaaagtacacacaaatttttaataccaCGGACAGAACGCGATCGGGATTTTTGTCGGGAGCCCAAGCTAGAAATGTCATGGTCCAGACAAAGTTGCcacaaagtattttggcccaGATTTG GGGGCTCTCGGATATGGACGCTGATGGTAGATTGGGATGTGAGGAGTTCGTCTTGGCCATGCATTTATGTGAACAAGCATCTTTAGGCAACCCTCCACCAGGAAAACTCCCTCCAGATTTGATTCCTCCGTCGTTCAGACGAGGACCAAGAACTGCATCAATTTCTAGTCAAGGAAGCGCACCGCTTGAGCAAGACCCAGCCGCTACGTTGttacaaa CTTCATTTGAAGATAAACGGAAAGAAAACTTTGAGAAAGGCCAAGCGGAATTAGAACGACGACGAAAAGCTCTCTTGGATCAACAGCGCAAGGAAGCCGAAGAGAGAGAAAGAAAAGAACGTGAAGAGATCGAGAGAAGAGAGAAAGCAAGACAAGAGGCGGAGAGGAAGAGGATGGAAGAACTCGAGCGACAAATGAGAGAGCAACAGGAACAAGAGCGAATGAAggaggaagaaagaaagagaCAGGCCGAACAAAGGGAAGCCGCCAGGAG AGAAATGGAGCGCCAAAGACAACTCGAATGGGAAAAGCAAAGACTGCAGGAGTTGCAACAACAAAGACAAAGAGAGCAAGAAAATGTACTGAAGTTGAAAGCCAAAAGTCAGAGTCTGACCATAGAGTTGTCATCTTTAAACGAGCAGGTGAAAGAGTTGTCGCAAAAAATATGCGACACTCGACTAGGAGTGTCTAACGTGAAGACAACAATCGACGGTATGCGGTCTACCAGAGATTCTCAAATGCAAGAGATGTCCCAGCTGAAGAATAAATTGAaagaacaaaacacaaaacttCTCGCCTTATCTCAGGAAAAAGTCAAGTTAGAAGCCAAGAATAAATTGAACGCCCAGATGGGCGGCCAAGATGCTGATCAAGCGAAAATCgcttttgaaaataaagaaatcaCAATTAAGAATCTGAGAGAGAAAATCGAAGACATGCAACAACAGATCGAAGGAAAGCTTTCCGACATCGAAAATAATAACACCCAACTAACTGAACTCAGAACTCAACTGCGTACTCTCGTCAGCGAATGCGAAACTTTGTACGACGTTTACGAAGATAAGAGGAGCAAAGTTttagaaatgaaaaattcgaACAAGAATCTGGACTACAACGCAAGTTGGAAAACTACCGACGCTTGGGGTGAGGGCGGAACGGAAGCGTCCACAAATTGGCCTGTCGACAATTGGGGTACGACGACCACAACACCCCCTACAGGAACAGCGCAACAGGGTGATGCGGGAAGTGTGAGATATCGAGCGCTCTACGAATTCGTGGCTCGAAATTCCGATGAAATATCATTTCAACCAGGCGATATTATCAAC GTTCCCACCAAACAAACGGGAGAGCCGGGTTGGCTGGCGGGAGAGATAAGAGGTCACACTGGTTGGTTCCCTGAATCTTATGTGGAACCCGTCGATGGGGTAAGCGTCAGGGACACCACAACCACCGAAAATTTCGCCGAAGAAGCCGAAACCAAACGATTAGA AGGAATCGCGGAAGTTCCTGAAGTCATCGAAACAACGAATGTCGCAGCTGAGCCGGAACCGTTCCCACCCCAAACTGAAGACACTGCCGAAGTGGAATACTACATTGCCAACTATCCATATCAGTCCCAAGAACAAGGCGATCTTACGTTTAACGCAGGTGACGTCATTACAGTCACCAAAAAAGACGGTGACTGGTGGACGGGGAAGATCGGTAACACCGTCGGTATTTTCCCGAGCAATTACGTTCAAAAAGTCGACGTG AATTCTGGCACTAACTCAACTACTACGGACACTACAACTGCGGTTAGTTCTGCTGTGGAAAGTGCTAACGCACAAGTAGATAACGAGGTTTCTCAAATCATCGAAAATAAAACTACCGAGAAACCGTTAGACTCCTCTGTAACCGCAAACGCCCAG ATTATGAAAGGTAAAAAGCCCGAAATAGCTTCAGTTATAGCACCATACCAAGCCACCAGCGCAGAACAATTGTCTTTGGCCAGAGGTCAGCTAATAATGATCCGCAAAAAGACGGATTCGGGGTGGTGGGAAGGCGAGTTGCAAGCGAAAGGTCGCAAACGTCAAGTCGGGTGGTTCCCCGCTAGTTACGTCAAGGTTCTAAATAGCAGCGGTAGGGCCAGCGGCAGAACAACGCCCGTGTCAACCACCAGAGTTCAGCAAGAAGTTGTGATCG ACAAAGTAATCGCCTTATTCCCTTACACCGCTGGAAATCCGGACGAGCTCAGTTTCACTAAAGACGACATCATTAGTGTGACGGCTCGCGAAGAGGAGGCCTGGTGGAGGGGTGAACTCAACGGAGTGTCCGGTCTTTTCCCCAGCAATTACGTGACCCCACTTCAACAACAAT CAAATGCGGTGAATAAAAAGCGCCAGGACTCGATAAGGGAGTTCATGCAAACGGAAAAAGTGTACGTCGAGGACATGCAAATAGTGCACGATGTTTTCGAAGTGCCGCTGAAAAAGAGTGGAATCATAGCCAAAGACGAAGCCGAGAAGATATTCATGAATTGGCAGGCAATTTTGCAGTGCAACGGAAGTTTCTTGGCAGACTTGCACGACTGGATCAGTTCCGGAAGCGACGTGCTGGGTCCGGTCATCAGCAAACAC TTGCGAAACATGCAAGTCTACGAGACTTTTTGTGGCAAGCAACTGGACAGTGCAGCTCTCTTGCAAAAATTGACAGAAACTTCGACAGCTTTTCGAGATGTAATGCGTAAGTGTCAGAATAATGTCGGTACAAAAGGGATGCCGCTCTCTTCGTTTTTGATAAAACCGATGCAGCGGATCACGAGATATCCTCTGCTCATCAgtaaaattatcgaaaataCCCCACAAGACCATCCTG ATTACGAGTCGCTCCAAGAAGCGTTGAGGTGTGCTGAAAAGTTTTTGAACGACATGAACGAGAACGTGAGACAGAAAGAAAATCAAGAGAGGTACGATTGGTTGCAGAGATGCGTCCAGAACGATTTAAATATAGTATTTGCCAGCGAGACGAACAAGCTAGGGCCGAGGAAATTGATCCACTTTGGTGTTCTAAGCAAA GTGAAGAGTGGGAAAGAGTTGATAGGTTTTTTGTTTAACGACTTTTTCTTATTAATCCAGCCGAGTAAAAGTTTAGGGACCCAATTTACATtccaaaaaaacaataatattagtTATAAGATGTACAGACAA CCAATATTGGTTCAAGATCTGACAGTTAGTAGAGAGAGCACTGATCACATTGAACAAGGAACTGACTCGAACAGAGTCGTAAAAGTACaagacaataaaaataaatgcactcTAAGTTTGTTAGCTCCTACGGTGAATGAGTGTAACTTGTGGGTGAAAAGAATTGACAAATGTAAAGAGGTTTACAGTAAAGTGTGCAGTTTGTcgcaaaacaggccgaaaaCCA AGCCGCATTTGGGGAAATCTTGCGGCCGCCTTCTTGTCCTTGTCCAAAATGGGGAACGCTTTGTGTCGTCCG GTAAGCCGCACACCGACAACGTTTACTGTAAGGTCACGCTGGGAGATCAAAGACAACAAacagatttgtcaaaggaccAAAACATAAACGGGAACGTTCCCCAAAATGGAGCTCCGCCAAATCCAACGATAGCTTGGAATTACAGCATGCAATTCCAATTGAGGAATCTTGATACTGAAGTTCTTACGTTCGTAGTTTACGGATTAAATTTATACTGCCCGGATG aatttctGGGTCGCGCCGAATTGAAAGTCACGGATATTCTACGTGAGACACAGAACACCAACGGTCCAATTACAAAAAAGCTGATCCTGCATCAAGTAGAATCTGGCGAAATCGTTGTTAAGTTAGATTTACAAATGTTTGACTTTTAA